Proteins encoded together in one Longimicrobium sp. window:
- a CDS encoding chorismate mutase, translated as MSASTEADWSPRAELDRLRDEIVEVDRAIVGLIAQRVELARQVGPLKRELGMPTLDPPREAAIVRRAGALAREAGLAEDDVRYIFWHLVGLSRRVQLEQE; from the coding sequence ATGAGCGCGTCCACGGAAGCCGACTGGTCGCCCAGGGCCGAGCTGGACCGGCTTCGCGACGAGATCGTGGAGGTGGACCGCGCCATCGTGGGGCTGATCGCGCAGCGGGTGGAGCTGGCGCGGCAGGTGGGCCCGCTGAAGCGTGAGCTGGGGATGCCCACGCTGGATCCGCCCCGCGAAGCCGCCATCGTGCGTCGCGCGGGCGCGCTGGCGCGCGAGGCCGGCCTGGCGGAAGACGACGTGCGCTACATCTTCTGGCACCTGGTGGGCCTCAGCCGCCGAGTGCAGCTGGAGCAGGAATGA
- the aroF gene encoding 3-deoxy-7-phosphoheptulonate synthase, with translation MIIVTRPNVSDAELDHIRERVETLGMRTHLSRGEHRTIIGCIGDESLLHEAALLSIAGVESVHPVLKPYKLASHEFSAGPSIVRVGDAAEVGGRALAIIAGPCSVEGRDMLRETARSVAASGAGMLRGGAFKPRSSPYAFQGLGEAGLKMLAEVRAETGLPIVTEVMDTRQVELVAEYADVLQIGARNMQNFSLLSEVGRVQRPVLLKRGMSATIKEFLMAAEYVMAQGNRDVILCERGIRTYETATRNTLDIAAIPVLKAETHLPVMVDPSHAGGRADLVAPLSFAAIAAGADGLVVEVHPSPETALSDGDQSLTLQNFEKLMRQIRPFAEAAGRTVAGPRTGLRVEAA, from the coding sequence ATGATCATCGTCACCCGTCCGAACGTTTCCGACGCCGAGCTGGACCACATCCGCGAGCGCGTCGAAACCCTCGGCATGCGCACGCACCTTTCGCGCGGCGAGCACCGCACCATCATCGGCTGCATCGGCGACGAGTCGCTGCTTCACGAGGCTGCGCTCCTCAGCATCGCCGGCGTGGAATCGGTGCACCCCGTGCTCAAGCCGTACAAGCTGGCCTCGCACGAGTTCTCCGCCGGGCCCTCCATCGTGCGCGTGGGCGACGCGGCCGAGGTGGGCGGGCGCGCGCTGGCCATCATCGCGGGCCCGTGCTCGGTGGAAGGGCGCGACATGCTGCGCGAAACGGCGCGGTCCGTGGCGGCTTCGGGAGCGGGGATGCTGCGCGGCGGTGCCTTCAAGCCGCGCTCGTCGCCGTACGCCTTCCAGGGGCTGGGCGAGGCGGGGCTGAAGATGCTGGCCGAGGTGCGCGCCGAGACGGGGCTGCCCATCGTCACCGAGGTGATGGACACGCGGCAGGTGGAGCTGGTGGCGGAATACGCGGACGTGCTGCAGATCGGCGCGCGCAACATGCAGAACTTCTCGCTGCTTTCCGAGGTGGGCCGGGTGCAGCGCCCGGTGCTGCTCAAGCGCGGGATGAGCGCCACGATCAAGGAGTTCCTGATGGCGGCCGAGTACGTGATGGCGCAGGGCAACCGCGACGTCATCCTGTGCGAGCGCGGCATCCGCACCTACGAAACGGCCACGCGCAACACGCTCGACATCGCGGCCATTCCCGTGCTCAAGGCCGAGACGCACCTGCCGGTGATGGTGGACCCCAGCCACGCCGGCGGCCGCGCCGACCTGGTGGCGCCGCTCTCCTTTGCCGCCATCGCCGCGGGGGCAGACGGGCTGGTCGTGGAGGTGCACCCGTCGCCCGAGACGGCCCTGTCCGACGGCGACCAGTCGCTGACGCTGCAGAACTTCGAGAAGCTGATGCGGCAGATTCGCCCCTTCGCCGAGGCCGCGGGCCGCACCGTGGCCGGTCCGCGCACCGGCCTGCGGGTGGAGGCGGCATGA